In Anopheles gambiae chromosome 2, idAnoGambNW_F1_1, whole genome shotgun sequence, a single window of DNA contains:
- the LOC1269360 gene encoding inositol-trisphosphate 3-kinase A isoform X2 codes for MSLFTSSNSRPRSLMEALLAKKIEAASQQTGPGGSRLIRTDSMDSTSSIGSHGSLILGDDVCRCDDCLLGIVDRYTIGPKETASGIKKPSGWRKLRNIVQWTPFFQTYKKQRYPWVQLAGHQGNFKAGPDQGTVLKKLCPKEEKCFKVLMKDVLRPYVPEYKGQVNSEDGESTYIQLQDLLSDFYQPCVMDCKIGVRTYLEEELSKAKEKPKLRKDMYEKMIQIDQNAPTEEEHRAKGVTKPRYMVWRETISSTSTLGFRIEGIKKSDGTSSKDFKTTKSRDQICEAFREFTDGFPHAMPKYIQRLKAIRATLEYSEFFKSHEVIGSSLLFVHDRHKASVWLIDFAKTVALPESVAITHDSKWKVGNHEDGYLIGINNLIDIFSEVHDRQTLQCLTERIPRLSLPDDINGIDANSDDPLRHDGCNRNSEISSAAVPAVPDRCVDKIGCVNNNNNYDCKPEDQQLVGNSTADTSTGLRDCIGSSSG; via the exons ATGTCGCTGTTTACGTCGAGCAACAGCAGGCCGCGATCCCTGATGGAGGCGCTGCTGGCGAAGAAGATCGAGGCAGCGTCACAGCAGACGGGCCCGGGCGGATCGCGGCTCATCCGGACGGATTCGATGGATTCGACCAGCAGCATCGGCTCGCACGGATCGCTCATACTCGGTGACGATGTGTGCCGGTGCGACGACTGCCTGCTCGGGATCGTCGATCGCTATACCATCGGGCCGAAGGAAACGGCGAGCGGTATTAAAAAG CCTTCTGGATGGCGTAAATTGCGCAACATCGTACAGTGGACACCGTTCTTCCAGACGTACAAAAAGCAACGCTATCCGTGGGTGCAGCTAGCCGGGCATCAGGGAAACTTCAAAGCCGGACCGGACCAGGGAACCGTACTGAAGAAGCTATGCCCCAAAGAGGAAAAGTGTTTTAAG GTACTGATGAAGGATGTCCTGAGACCCTACGTTCCCGAGTACAAGGGTCAGGTGAATAGTGAAGATGGCGAAT CAACCTATATACAGCTGCAGGATCTACTCAGCGATTTCTATCAACCGTGCGTGATGGATTGTAAGATAGGCGTCCGGACCTACCTAGAAGAGGAACTGTCGAAAGCCAAAGAGAAGCCGAAACTTCGAAAA GATATGTACGAAAAGATGATACAGATCGATCAAAACGCCCCCACCGAAGAGGAGCACCGTGCTAAAGGTGTCACCAAGCCACGCTACATGGTATGGAGGGAAACCATCTCCAGCACGTCCACGCTCGGATTTCGAATAGAG GGCATCAAAAAGAGTGACGGCACGAGTTCAAAGGATTTCAAAACGACAAAATCGCGTGATCAAATCTGTGAAGCATTTCGCGAATTTACTGACGGGTTCCCGCATGCAATG CCTAAATACATTCAACGGTTGAAGGCGATTCGGGCAACGCTCGAGTATTCCGAGTTTTTCAAAAGCCACGAGGTGATAGGAAGCTCACTGTTGTTCGTGCACGACCGTCACAAGGCAAGCGTCTGGCTGATCGACTTTGCCAAAACGGTCGCGCTTCCGGAGAGTGTGGCCATTACGCATGACAGCAAGTGGAAGGTGGGCAACCACGAAGACGGCTACCTGATCGGGATCAACAATCTGATCGACATCTTCAGCGAAGTGCACGATCGGCAAACACTGCAGTGCCTGACGGAGCGAATACCCCGGCTTTCGCTACCGGACGACATCAACGGTATCGATGCGAATTCGGATGATCCTCTGCGTCACGACGGGTGCAATCGGAACAGTGAGATCTCGTCTGCTGCCGTACCCGCCGTGCCGGACCGATGTGTCGATAAGATCGGCTGTgtgaataacaacaacaattacgACTGCAAACCAGAGGATCAGCAGCTGGTGGGCAACAGCACGGCGGACACGAGCACAGGCCTGCGTGACTGTATCGGGTCGAGTTCGGGGTAG
- the LOC1269360 gene encoding inositol-trisphosphate 3-kinase B isoform X1: MPICTLPTVTIYEDFDKLSAKEVYFTESGDKVTVKLLHFPNLSPEEQDHLKTMSDSGDEHGAANAGTAGHAGTSADAVPRTRKKSFTRKLSNDARKFSALAASRKNSKDADLTALPGGANAAQSSQHAAGQHHHHHHHYHHHHHQYQYQAAVPAAHSHSGPPHVQQQYQQQPVRATQRTHSTSHSQYHYQSQLPILQHPADGAGRSECAGGGSLRHRIGAHRSPSPRQSASLCPGYEQYQMSLLEVPMPRDYGDASSDDLSSEWDSDVPDVRHESGTKPSGWRKLRNIVQWTPFFQTYKKQRYPWVQLAGHQGNFKAGPDQGTVLKKLCPKEEKCFKVLMKDVLRPYVPEYKGQVNSEDGESTYIQLQDLLSDFYQPCVMDCKIGVRTYLEEELSKAKEKPKLRKDMYEKMIQIDQNAPTEEEHRAKGVTKPRYMVWRETISSTSTLGFRIEGIKKSDGTSSKDFKTTKSRDQICEAFREFTDGFPHAMPKYIQRLKAIRATLEYSEFFKSHEVIGSSLLFVHDRHKASVWLIDFAKTVALPESVAITHDSKWKVGNHEDGYLIGINNLIDIFSEVHDRQTLQCLTERIPRLSLPDDINGIDANSDDPLRHDGCNRNSEISSAAVPAVPDRCVDKIGCVNNNNNYDCKPEDQQLVGNSTADTSTGLRDCIGSSSG, from the exons ATGCCTATCTGTACGCTACCGACGGTGACAATTTACGAGGACTTTGACAAGCTCAGCGCAAAGGAGGTGTACTTCACGGAGTCGGGCGACAAGGTGACGGTGAAGCTGTTACACTTTCCCAACCTCAGCCCGGAAGAGCAGGACCATCTGAAGACGATGTCGGACAGTGGGGACGAGCACGGTGCGGCCAACGCCGGCACGGCCGGCCATGCCGGAACGTCCGCGGACGCGGTGCCCCGCACCCGCAAGAAGTCCTTCACTCGGAAGCTCTCGAACGATGCGCGCAAGTTTTCCGCCCTGGCCGCCAGCCGCAAAAACTCCAAGGACGCCGACCTGACGGCACTGCCCGGTGGGGCCAACGCAGCCCAATCGAGCCAGCATGCGGCGGGgcagcatcatcaccatcatcaccactaccatcaccatcaccatcagtaCCAGTACCAGGCGGCGGTGCCGGCGGCACACTCGCACAGTGGGCCGCCCCATGTCCAGCAGCAgtatcagcagcagccggtgcGGGCGACgcagcgcacacacagcacgtcCCACTCGCAGTACCACTATCAGAGCCAGCTGCCAATACTGCAGCATCCGGCCGACGGGGCTGGCCGGTCGGAGTGTGCGGGTGGCGGCTCGCTGCGTCACCGCATCGGGGCGCACCGGTCGCCGTCGCCGCGCCAATCCGCCAGCCTGTGTCCCGGGTACGAGCAGTACCAGATGTCGCTGCTGGAGGTGCCGATGCCACGTGATTACGGCGATGCATCGAGCGACGATCTGAGCTCGGAGTGGGACTCGGACGTACCGGACGTGCGGCATGAATCGGGCACGAAG CCTTCTGGATGGCGTAAATTGCGCAACATCGTACAGTGGACACCGTTCTTCCAGACGTACAAAAAGCAACGCTATCCGTGGGTGCAGCTAGCCGGGCATCAGGGAAACTTCAAAGCCGGACCGGACCAGGGAACCGTACTGAAGAAGCTATGCCCCAAAGAGGAAAAGTGTTTTAAG GTACTGATGAAGGATGTCCTGAGACCCTACGTTCCCGAGTACAAGGGTCAGGTGAATAGTGAAGATGGCGAAT CAACCTATATACAGCTGCAGGATCTACTCAGCGATTTCTATCAACCGTGCGTGATGGATTGTAAGATAGGCGTCCGGACCTACCTAGAAGAGGAACTGTCGAAAGCCAAAGAGAAGCCGAAACTTCGAAAA GATATGTACGAAAAGATGATACAGATCGATCAAAACGCCCCCACCGAAGAGGAGCACCGTGCTAAAGGTGTCACCAAGCCACGCTACATGGTATGGAGGGAAACCATCTCCAGCACGTCCACGCTCGGATTTCGAATAGAG GGCATCAAAAAGAGTGACGGCACGAGTTCAAAGGATTTCAAAACGACAAAATCGCGTGATCAAATCTGTGAAGCATTTCGCGAATTTACTGACGGGTTCCCGCATGCAATG CCTAAATACATTCAACGGTTGAAGGCGATTCGGGCAACGCTCGAGTATTCCGAGTTTTTCAAAAGCCACGAGGTGATAGGAAGCTCACTGTTGTTCGTGCACGACCGTCACAAGGCAAGCGTCTGGCTGATCGACTTTGCCAAAACGGTCGCGCTTCCGGAGAGTGTGGCCATTACGCATGACAGCAAGTGGAAGGTGGGCAACCACGAAGACGGCTACCTGATCGGGATCAACAATCTGATCGACATCTTCAGCGAAGTGCACGATCGGCAAACACTGCAGTGCCTGACGGAGCGAATACCCCGGCTTTCGCTACCGGACGACATCAACGGTATCGATGCGAATTCGGATGATCCTCTGCGTCACGACGGGTGCAATCGGAACAGTGAGATCTCGTCTGCTGCCGTACCCGCCGTGCCGGACCGATGTGTCGATAAGATCGGCTGTgtgaataacaacaacaattacgACTGCAAACCAGAGGATCAGCAGCTGGTGGGCAACAGCACGGCGGACACGAGCACAGGCCTGCGTGACTGTATCGGGTCGAGTTCGGGGTAG